Proteins encoded together in one Yersinia mollaretii ATCC 43969 window:
- a CDS encoding helix-turn-helix transcriptional regulator: MDTYSSTLLNDQMIDMVFITEFTGLTDKWFYKLIKDGLFPKPIKLGRSSRWLKSEVEVWLLNKIKDSRNS, encoded by the coding sequence ATGGATACATACTCATCTACATTACTGAATGACCAAATGATCGATATGGTCTTTATCACTGAATTCACAGGCCTTACCGATAAATGGTTTTATAAACTGATAAAGGACGGGTTATTTCCAAAGCCGATTAAACTTGGCCGGAGCTCACGATGGTTGAAAAGTGAGGTGGAAGTCTGGCTTTTGAATAAAATAAAGGACTCCCGGAATAGCTAA